A stretch of Carya illinoinensis cultivar Pawnee chromosome 14, C.illinoinensisPawnee_v1, whole genome shotgun sequence DNA encodes these proteins:
- the LOC122293352 gene encoding zinc finger CCCH domain-containing protein 19-like isoform X3, whose amino-acid sequence MGDMTQDGAMQETEVAEEAGSVGHLADGTEQTGLADVADAANDVPYVVEEKGYSHLAVTMEVAEKDDAADLVEGKDVPDSVEMTEVVEKEDVSDLGETSDAAEKEDVAELVETEEDCVFDLAETTEAAEKEDATELVELPKIVAEDNVAHLVEVPEVAEKDDMADLVKMKKLSQEDGADLSKVVEEDEPHLVETSEAVEIEGGTDLVEVTGETNFDGRVAENVDLSGPVIEEMDFTGPLVEEMELREVAGEDRPDLVEIREAVVTEGGADLPEPMEDTNLDDRVAENVDFSGPDFTDPLAEETDGADLAKVVEKDEPHLVETREAAEMEDGPDLVEVTEETNFDGQVAENVDLLGPVTEERDFRGPLVEEMELRKVAEGDGPDMVETREAVETKGGADLPELMEDTNLDDRVAENVDFSGPVPEEMDFTDPLAEETDLTGPVTKMMDLAVPVAEEMVLAGLAVDTDFGGHVDGMKEVVDVANAGELEDEIVEAGEDLAEKENAMEAEDSEAVEVAQIEEEITEGVDEMDVKEEIEVVEASGGSGGGKRKRGKNSRAPVRVLARKKIEEDVCFICFDGGDLVLCDRRGCPKAYHPSCVNRDEAFFRAKGRWNCGWHLCSNCEKNAYYMCYTCTFSLCKACIRDAVILCVRRNKGFCAACMKTVMLIEHNLQGNKDMGQVDFDDKSSWEYLFKEYYIDLKEKLSLTLEELNQAKNPWKESDGFAGKQESPDELYDANNDEGSDSDSSCGNIEISSSKRRAKKRLKPRSKETDSPAPARATRAEGPSTDGNAEWASKDLLAFVMHMKNGDRSVLSQFDVQALLLEYIKRNKLRDPRRKSQIICDSRLQSLFGKPRVGHFEMLKLLESHFLIKEDSQADDLQGSVVDTESSQLENAGISDALVKTGRDKKRKTRKKGDERGPQSNLDDYAAIDIHNINLIYLRRNLVEELIEDMEMLHDKVVGSFVRIRISGSGQKQDLYRLVQVVGTCKAAEPYKVGKKMTDILLEILNLNKTEIVSIDIISNQEFTEDECKRLRQSIKCGLINRLTVGDIQEKAMVLQEVRVKDWLEAEIVRLSHLRDRASEKGRRKELRECVEKLQLLKTPEERQRRLDEFPEIHADSNMDPSYESEEDEVHAETYIRPRGTDFGRKASESVSPQTGGPAFSDSWGGTRNYSDTSRELSRNMSSKGFSYKGDDTTSGRDMVNERNQGRDRETQQARSWEKQRSAETSGHGAFTVHSVAKSETNLAVSEIAAASHSTAVAQSAATINETEKMWHYQDPSGKVQGPFSMVQLRKWNNTGYFPADLKIWRTSEKQNDSLLLTDALAGKFQKDLPLVDHSFPKAQVVQNSHMSSSYSGKPHGTPLQQGMEAQVGERSKFDENRGALNQHSNTGGSSGQSVGGSWRSQNEISPAGKHAMLVEVPNISSDGWGPNPQKDSSNLPSPTPLQTTTEVTKGQSSENKRLQNSLQSSVSIREASPFSGGNVTQPPAAVILESALRGAENTGASSNPAVVPIPKPDNSMLLGSLNALLMHAQSTVPQSVLADASMSPNVNMKNNGTNFQNLNQSLANPESQGWGSSLVPKPDMTSSSPLPGSESQAWGSAPYQKVEPINPATPPVQPLAQGNWGDAPSVHNSASSFSTGNPMGTYPTAGYSGLPPANPWRHPVPGNQSDIQPPAPATLTWGVGVGENQTSGTRPGPENQNTGWGPVPGNHHMGWGGPVPSNANLNWGASVQGPAPGNGTAGWVAPGTVVPGWVSASQGLPMGNGNPGWVAPGQGPAPTGNPNPGWAAPTGNLGNNGDMLANQNVRGSHGGDSGYGGGKSWNRQSSFGGGGGGGSRPPFKGQRVCKFHESGHCKKGASCDYLHT is encoded by the exons ATGGGTGACATGACGCAGGATGGTGCCATGCAGGAGACGGAAGTGGCCGAGGAGGCAGGTTCCGTTGGACACTTAGCTGATGGAACCGAGCAGACTGGGTTGGCGGATGTGGCTGATGCAGCCAATGATGTGCCTTACGTGGTCGAGGAAAAGGGTTATTCTCACTTGGCGGTCACGATGGAGGTTGCAGAGAAGGATGATGCAGCTGACTTGGTGGAGGGGAAGGATGTGCCTGACTCGGTGGAAATGACGGAGGTCGTAGAGAAGGAGGATGTGTCAGATTTGGGAGAAACGTCTGATGCTGCAGAGAAAGAGGATGTGGCCGAATTGGTTGAAACAGAGGAGGACTGTGTATTCGATTTGGCAGAAACGACAGAGGCTGCAGAGAAAGAGGATGCAACTGAGTTGGTGGAATTACCAAAGATTGTGGCGGAGGACAATGTGGCTCACTTGGTGGAAGTGCCAGAGGTTGCTGAGAAGGACGACATGGCTGACTTGGTGAAGATGAAAAAGCTTTCACAGGAGGATGGGGCTGACTTGTCAAAGGTTGTAGAGGAGGATGAGCCTCACTTGGTGGAGACGAGCGAGGCTGTAGAGATTGAAGGTGGGACCGACTTGGTAGAAGTGACAGGGGAGACGAATTTTGATGGCCGAGTAGCTGAGAATGTGGATTTGTCAGGCCCAGTAATTGAAGAAATGGATTTTACAGGCCCATTGGTTGAGGAGATGGAATTGAGAGAGGTTGCAGGGGAGGATCGGCCTGATTTGGTGGAAATAAGGGAGGCAGTAGTGACAGAGGGTGGGGCTGATTTGCCAGAACCAATGGAAGATACGAATTTGGATGATCGAGTAGCAGAGAATGTGGATTTTTCAGGACCAGATTTTACAGACCCATTGGCTGAAGAGACAGATGGGGCTGACTTGGCAAAGGTTGTAGAGAAGGATGAGCCTCACTTGGTGGAGACAAGGGAGGCTgcagagatggaggatgggCCTGACTTGGTAGAAGTGACAGAGGAGACGAATTTTGATGGTCAAGTAGCAGAGAATGTGGATTTGTTAGGACCAGTAACTGAAGAAAGGGATTTTAGAGGCCCATTGGTTGAGGAGATGGAATTGAGAAAGGTTGCAGAGGGGGATGGGCCTGACATGGTGGAAACAAGGGAGGCAGTAGAGACGAAGGGTGGGGCTGACTTGCCAGAATTGATGGAGGATACAAATTTGGATGATCGAGTAGCAGAGAATGTGGATTTTTCAGGCCCAGTGCCTGAGGAAATGGACTTTACAGACCCATTGGCTGAGGAGACGGATTTGACAGGTCCAGTGACTAAGATGATGGATTTGGCAGTTCCAGTGGCTGAGGAGATGGTTTTGGCAGGCTTAGCGGTGGATACAGATTTTGGTGGCCATGTAGATGGAATGAAAGAAGTTGTAGATGTAGCAAATGCAGGTGAATTGGAAGATGAGATTGTGGAGGCAGGGGAGGACTTGGCAGAGAAAGAGAACGCAATGGAAGCAGAGGATTCAGAAGCGGTTGAGGTGGCACAAATTGAAGAGGAAATCACAGAGGGTGTGGATGAAATGGATGTGAAAGAGGAGATAGAGGTGGTGGAAGCGAGTGGGGGTAGTGGTGGAGGGAAGAGAAAGCGTGGCAAGAATTCTCGGGCCCCTGTGAGAGTCCTAGCAAGGAAGAAGATTGAAGAGGATGTTTGTTTCATTTGCTTTGATGGGGGTGATCTGGTGCTTTGTGATCGCAG GGGATGCCCTAAGGCGTACCATCCTTCCTGTGTTAATCGCGATGAGGCATTCTTTCGAGCTAAGGGTCGATGGAATTGTG GTTGGCACCTGTGTAGCAACTGTGAGAAGAATGCCTACTATATGTGTTATACTTGTACATTTTCCTTGTGCAAGGCATGCATCAGAGATGCAGTTATCTTATGTGTGAGAAGAAACAAAGGCTTCTGTGCAGCATGTATGAAAACGGTCATGTTAATTGAACACAATCTGCAAGGAAACAAGGATATG GGTCAAGTAGATTTTGATGACAAAAGTAGTTGGGAGTATCTTTTCAAGGAATACTATATCGATTTAAAAGAGAAGCTGTCCCTGACTTTAGAAGAACTCAATCAAGCTAAAAATCCGTGGAAAGAGTCTGATGGATTTGCTGGTAAACAGGAATCTCCTGATGAACTTTATGACGCTAATAATGATGAGGGGTCAGATTCAGACAGTTCCTGTGGTAATATAGAAATAAGTAGCTCTAAAAGGAGGGCCAAGAAAAGGTTGAAGCCCCGATCCAAGGAAACTGATTCACCAGCCCCAGCACGAGCAACTCGTGCTGAAGGTCCTTCCACAGATGGAAATGCTGAATGGGCATCAAAAGACCTCTTGGCGTTTGTTATGCACATGAAAAATGGTGACAGATCTGTTTTGTCTCAGTTTGATGTGCAGGCTCTCTTGCTAGAGTACATAAAGAGAAACAAACTTCGAGATCCTCGGCGTAAAAGTCAAATAATTTGTGATTCAAGGCTTCAGAGTCTGTTTGGGAAACCACGTGTGGGGCATTTTGAAATGTTAAAGCTTCTTGAATCCCATTTTCTTATAAAAGAGGATTCTCAGGCTGATGATCTTCAAGGAAGTGTAGTTGATACTGAATCTAGTCAGTTGGAGAATGCTGGGATCTCTGATGCCCTTGTAAAGACTGGTAGAGATAAGAAACGTAAAACTCGTAAGAAGGGTGATGAGAGGGGACCTCAATCAAATCTTGACGACTATGCAGCCATTGATATTCACAACATTAATCTAATTTACTTAAGACGTAATTTAGTGGAGGAACTTATTGAAGATATGGAAATGTTACATGACAAAGTTGTTGGTTCTTTTGTGAGAATAAGGATTTCTGGTAGTGGTCAAAAGCAAGATTTGTATAGGCTGGTCCAAGTTGTAG GTACATGCAAAGCTGCTGAGCCCTATAAAGTTGGTAAAAAGATGACAGATATCTTGCtagaaatattaaatttaaacaaGACAGAGATCGTATCAATTGATATAATCTCAAATCAAGAGTTCACTGAG GATGAATGCAAGCGACTACGCCAAAGCATAAAGTGTGGACTTATCAACAGGCTGACTGTG GGAGATATTCAGGAGAAAGCAATGGTACTTCAGGAGGTCAGGGTCAAAGAT TGGCTGGAAGCAGAGATAGTGCGACTTAGTCATCTCCGTGATCGAGCAAGTGAAAAAGGGCGTAGGAAGGA GCTTAGAGAATGTGTAGAGAAGTTGCAACTTCTTAAGACACCTGAGGAGCGCCAGCGTAGACTGGATGAATTTCCAGAAATACATGCTGACTCAAACATGGATCCTAGTTATGaatcagaagaagatgaag TGCATGCAGAAACTTACATAAGACCAAGAGGTACTGATTTTGGCCGGAAGGCAAGTGAATCAGTTTCTCCGCAAACAGGAGGTCCCGCTTTTAGTGATTCCTGGGGTGGGACTAGGAACTATTCTGACACGAGTAGAGAATTAAGCAGGAATATGTCTAGTAAAGGGTTCTCTTATAAAGGAGATGATACTACTAGCGGTAGAGACATGGTGAATGAACGGAATCAAGGAAGAGACAGAGAAACACAGCAAGCAAGAAGTTGGGAGAAGCAAAGAAGTGCTGAGACTTCAGGACATGGCGCTTTTACAGTCCACTCTGTGGCAAAGTCTGAAACAAATCTTGCTGTGTCAGAAATTGCAGCAGCATCTCACTCTACTGCAGTGGCTCAATCTGCTGCCACAATCAATGAAACAGAAAAAATGTGGCATTATCAGGATCCGTCTGGAAAAGTCCAGGGACCATTTTCCATGGTGCAGTTGCGAAAATGGAACAACACCGGATATTTTCCTGCTGATCTGAAGATTTGGAGAACCAGTGAAAAACAGAATGATTCTCTACTTCTGACTGATGCATTGGCTGGAAAGTTCCAGAAAGACCTACCATTAGTGGATCACAGTTTTCCAAAGGCTCAAGTGGTGCAAAATTCACATATGTCATCCTCATATTCTGGGAAACCTCATGGAACACCCTTACAGCAAGGTATGGAAGCTCAAGTTGGTGAAAGATCAAAATTTGATGAGAATCGTGGAGCTCTGAATCAACATTCTAATACTGGAGGTTCTTCAGGCCAATCTGTAGGAGGAAGTTGGAGATCTCAAAATGAAATCAGTCCTGCAGGCAAGCATGCTATGTTGGTTGAGGTCCCAAATATTTCTTCGGATGGGTGGGGTCCCAACCCCCAAAAGGATTCATCAAACCTTCCTTCACCTACTCCACTACAAACTACCACGGAGGTGACAAAGGGGCAGTCTTCTGAAAATAAGCGGTTGCAAAATTCTCTGCAATCATCTGTTTCCATTAGGGAAGCCAGTCCATTCTCAGGTGGTAATGTGACGCAACCTCCTGCTGCCGTTATCCTAGAGAGTGCTCTTCGAGGTGCAGAAAATACTGGTGCAAGTTCAAATCCTGCGGTAGTTCCCATACCCAAGCCAGATAATAGTATGCTACTAGGTTCTTTAAACGCCCTTTTAATGCATGCTCAATCGACGGTGCCACAATCTGTTTTGGCTGATGCTTCAATGAGTCCCAACGTAAATATGAAGAATAATGGCActaatttccaaaatttgaatCAGTCTCTGGCTAATCCTGAATCTCAAGGATGGGGGTCTAGTTTAGTTCCGAAACCTGATATGACTTCTTCAAGCCCTTTACCTGGGAGTGAATCCCAAGCCTGGGGAAGCGCTCCATACCAGAAGGTGGAACCAATTAATCCTGCTACTCCGCCTGTGCAACCACTTGCTCAAGGAAACTGGGGTGATGCTCCATCTGTCCATAATTCTGCTTCATCATTCAGTACAGGAAATCCAATGGGGACTTACCCCACTGCAGGCTATTCGGGCTTGCCTCCAGCTAATCCTTGGAGACATCCGGTTCCAGGCAATCAATCAGACATTCAGCCTCCGGCTCCAGCCACCCTAACTTGGGGCGTAGGTGTTGGAGAGAACCAAACTTCCGGGACAAGACCAGGGCCAGAGAATCAAAATACTGGTTGGGGTCCAGTGCCAGGAAATCATCACATGGGCTGGGGAGGACCTGTTCCATCAAATGCGAACTTAAATTGGGGTGCTTCTGTTCAGGGACCGGCACCTGGAAATGGAACTGCAGGATGGGTTGCACCTGGAACTGTGGTTCCCGGTTGGGTCTCTGCCAGTCAAGGGCTACCAATGGGAAACGGAAATCCCGGTTGGGTTGCTCCTGGTCAAGGCCCAGCACCTACTGGAAATCCAAATCCTGGGTGGGCTGCACCCACCGGGAATCTGGGCAACAATGGAGACATGCTAGCAAACCAAAATGTTAGAGGTTCTCATGGTGGAGACTCTGGTTATGGTGGTGGCAAGTCTTGGAACAGACAGTCCTCATTTGGTGGAGGGGGAGGAGGGGGTTCTAGGCCTCCTTTCAAGGGGCAAAGAGTGTGCAAGTTCCATGAGAGTGGGCATTGCAAGAAAGGAGCTTCTTGCGATTATCTGCACACCTGA
- the LOC122293352 gene encoding zinc finger CCCH domain-containing protein 19-like isoform X2, which yields MGDMTQDGAMQETEVAEEAGSVGHLADGTEQTGLADVADAANDVPYVVEEKGYSHLAVTMEVAEKDDAADLVEGKDVPDSVEMTEVVEKEDVSDLGETSDAAEKEDVAELVETEEDCVFDLAETTEAAEKEDATELVELPKIVAEDNVAHLVEVPEVAEKDDMADLVKMKKLSQEDGADLSKVVEEDEPHLVETSEAVEIEGGTDLVEVTGETNFDGRVAENVDLSGPVIEEMDFTGPLVEEMELREVAGEDRPDLVEIREAVVTEGGADLPEPMEDTNLDDRVAENVDFSGPDFTDPLAEETDGADLAKVVEKDEPHLVETREAAEMEDGPDLVEVTEETNFDGQVAENVDLLGPVTEERDFRGPLVEEMELRKVAEGDGPDMVETREAVETKGGADLPELMEDTNLDDRVAENVDFSGPVPEEMDFTDPLAEETDLTGPVTKMMDLAVPVAEEMVLAGLAVDTDFGGHVDGMKEVVDVANAGELEDEIVEAGEDLAEKENAMEAEDSEAVEVAQIEEEITEGVDEMDVKEEIEVVEASGGSGGGKRKRGKNSRAPVRVLARKKIEEDVCFICFDGGDLVLCDRRGCPKAYHPSCVNRDEAFFRAKGRWNCGWHLCSNCEKNAYYMCYTCTFSLCKACIRDAVILCVRRNKGFCAACMKTVMLIEHNLQGNKDMGQVDFDDKSSWEYLFKEYYIDLKEKLSLTLEELNQAKNPWKESDGFAGKQESPDELYDANNDEGSDSDSSCGNIEISSSKRRAKKRLKPRSKETDSPAPARATRAEGPSTDGNAEWASKDLLAFVMHMKNGDRSVLSQFDVQALLLEYIKRNKLRDPRRKSQIICDSRLQSLFGKPRVGHFEMLKLLESHFLIKEDSQADDLQGSVVDTESSQLENAGISDALVKTGRDKKRKTRKKGDERGPQSNLDDYAAIDIHNINLIYLRRNLVEELIEDMEMLHDKVVGSFVRIRISGSGQKQDLYRLVQVVGTCKAAEPYKVGKKMTDILLEILNLNKTEIVSIDIISNQEFTEDECKRLRQSIKCGLINRLTVGDIQEKAMVLQEVRVKDWLEAEIVRLSHLRDRASEKGRRKELRECVEKLQLLKTPEERQRRLDEFPEIHADSNMDPSYESEEDEGERYDKRQETYIRPRGTDFGRKASESVSPQTGGPAFSDSWGGTRNYSDTSRELSRNMSSKGFSYKGDDTTSGRDMVNERNQGRDRETQQARSWEKQRSAETSGHGAFTVHSVAKSETNLAVSEIAAASHSTAVAQSAATINETEKMWHYQDPSGKVQGPFSMVQLRKWNNTGYFPADLKIWRTSEKQNDSLLLTDALAGKFQKDLPLVDHSFPKAQVVQNSHMSSSYSGKPHGTPLQQGMEAQVGERSKFDENRGALNQHSNTGGSSGQSVGGSWRSQNEISPAGKHAMLVEVPNISSDGWGPNPQKDSSNLPSPTPLQTTTEVTKGQSSENKRLQNSLQSSVSIREASPFSGGNVTQPPAAVILESALRGAENTGASSNPAVVPIPKPDNSMLLGSLNALLMHAQSTVPQSVLADASMSPNVNMKNNGTNFQNLNQSLANPESQGWGSSLVPKPDMTSSSPLPGSESQAWGSAPYQKVEPINPATPPVQPLAQGNWGDAPSVHNSASSFSTGNPMGTYPTAGYSGLPPANPWRHPVPGNQSDIQPPAPATLTWGVGVGENQTSGTRPGPENQNTGWGPVPGNHHMGWGGPVPSNANLNWGASVQGPAPGNGTAGWVAPGTVVPGWVSASQGLPMGNGNPGWVAPGQGPAPTGNPNPGWAAPTGNLGNNGDMLANQNVRGSHGGDSGYGGGKSWNRQSSFGGGGGGGSRPPFKGQRVCKFHESGHCKKGASCDYLHT from the exons ATGGGTGACATGACGCAGGATGGTGCCATGCAGGAGACGGAAGTGGCCGAGGAGGCAGGTTCCGTTGGACACTTAGCTGATGGAACCGAGCAGACTGGGTTGGCGGATGTGGCTGATGCAGCCAATGATGTGCCTTACGTGGTCGAGGAAAAGGGTTATTCTCACTTGGCGGTCACGATGGAGGTTGCAGAGAAGGATGATGCAGCTGACTTGGTGGAGGGGAAGGATGTGCCTGACTCGGTGGAAATGACGGAGGTCGTAGAGAAGGAGGATGTGTCAGATTTGGGAGAAACGTCTGATGCTGCAGAGAAAGAGGATGTGGCCGAATTGGTTGAAACAGAGGAGGACTGTGTATTCGATTTGGCAGAAACGACAGAGGCTGCAGAGAAAGAGGATGCAACTGAGTTGGTGGAATTACCAAAGATTGTGGCGGAGGACAATGTGGCTCACTTGGTGGAAGTGCCAGAGGTTGCTGAGAAGGACGACATGGCTGACTTGGTGAAGATGAAAAAGCTTTCACAGGAGGATGGGGCTGACTTGTCAAAGGTTGTAGAGGAGGATGAGCCTCACTTGGTGGAGACGAGCGAGGCTGTAGAGATTGAAGGTGGGACCGACTTGGTAGAAGTGACAGGGGAGACGAATTTTGATGGCCGAGTAGCTGAGAATGTGGATTTGTCAGGCCCAGTAATTGAAGAAATGGATTTTACAGGCCCATTGGTTGAGGAGATGGAATTGAGAGAGGTTGCAGGGGAGGATCGGCCTGATTTGGTGGAAATAAGGGAGGCAGTAGTGACAGAGGGTGGGGCTGATTTGCCAGAACCAATGGAAGATACGAATTTGGATGATCGAGTAGCAGAGAATGTGGATTTTTCAGGACCAGATTTTACAGACCCATTGGCTGAAGAGACAGATGGGGCTGACTTGGCAAAGGTTGTAGAGAAGGATGAGCCTCACTTGGTGGAGACAAGGGAGGCTgcagagatggaggatgggCCTGACTTGGTAGAAGTGACAGAGGAGACGAATTTTGATGGTCAAGTAGCAGAGAATGTGGATTTGTTAGGACCAGTAACTGAAGAAAGGGATTTTAGAGGCCCATTGGTTGAGGAGATGGAATTGAGAAAGGTTGCAGAGGGGGATGGGCCTGACATGGTGGAAACAAGGGAGGCAGTAGAGACGAAGGGTGGGGCTGACTTGCCAGAATTGATGGAGGATACAAATTTGGATGATCGAGTAGCAGAGAATGTGGATTTTTCAGGCCCAGTGCCTGAGGAAATGGACTTTACAGACCCATTGGCTGAGGAGACGGATTTGACAGGTCCAGTGACTAAGATGATGGATTTGGCAGTTCCAGTGGCTGAGGAGATGGTTTTGGCAGGCTTAGCGGTGGATACAGATTTTGGTGGCCATGTAGATGGAATGAAAGAAGTTGTAGATGTAGCAAATGCAGGTGAATTGGAAGATGAGATTGTGGAGGCAGGGGAGGACTTGGCAGAGAAAGAGAACGCAATGGAAGCAGAGGATTCAGAAGCGGTTGAGGTGGCACAAATTGAAGAGGAAATCACAGAGGGTGTGGATGAAATGGATGTGAAAGAGGAGATAGAGGTGGTGGAAGCGAGTGGGGGTAGTGGTGGAGGGAAGAGAAAGCGTGGCAAGAATTCTCGGGCCCCTGTGAGAGTCCTAGCAAGGAAGAAGATTGAAGAGGATGTTTGTTTCATTTGCTTTGATGGGGGTGATCTGGTGCTTTGTGATCGCAG GGGATGCCCTAAGGCGTACCATCCTTCCTGTGTTAATCGCGATGAGGCATTCTTTCGAGCTAAGGGTCGATGGAATTGTG GTTGGCACCTGTGTAGCAACTGTGAGAAGAATGCCTACTATATGTGTTATACTTGTACATTTTCCTTGTGCAAGGCATGCATCAGAGATGCAGTTATCTTATGTGTGAGAAGAAACAAAGGCTTCTGTGCAGCATGTATGAAAACGGTCATGTTAATTGAACACAATCTGCAAGGAAACAAGGATATG GGTCAAGTAGATTTTGATGACAAAAGTAGTTGGGAGTATCTTTTCAAGGAATACTATATCGATTTAAAAGAGAAGCTGTCCCTGACTTTAGAAGAACTCAATCAAGCTAAAAATCCGTGGAAAGAGTCTGATGGATTTGCTGGTAAACAGGAATCTCCTGATGAACTTTATGACGCTAATAATGATGAGGGGTCAGATTCAGACAGTTCCTGTGGTAATATAGAAATAAGTAGCTCTAAAAGGAGGGCCAAGAAAAGGTTGAAGCCCCGATCCAAGGAAACTGATTCACCAGCCCCAGCACGAGCAACTCGTGCTGAAGGTCCTTCCACAGATGGAAATGCTGAATGGGCATCAAAAGACCTCTTGGCGTTTGTTATGCACATGAAAAATGGTGACAGATCTGTTTTGTCTCAGTTTGATGTGCAGGCTCTCTTGCTAGAGTACATAAAGAGAAACAAACTTCGAGATCCTCGGCGTAAAAGTCAAATAATTTGTGATTCAAGGCTTCAGAGTCTGTTTGGGAAACCACGTGTGGGGCATTTTGAAATGTTAAAGCTTCTTGAATCCCATTTTCTTATAAAAGAGGATTCTCAGGCTGATGATCTTCAAGGAAGTGTAGTTGATACTGAATCTAGTCAGTTGGAGAATGCTGGGATCTCTGATGCCCTTGTAAAGACTGGTAGAGATAAGAAACGTAAAACTCGTAAGAAGGGTGATGAGAGGGGACCTCAATCAAATCTTGACGACTATGCAGCCATTGATATTCACAACATTAATCTAATTTACTTAAGACGTAATTTAGTGGAGGAACTTATTGAAGATATGGAAATGTTACATGACAAAGTTGTTGGTTCTTTTGTGAGAATAAGGATTTCTGGTAGTGGTCAAAAGCAAGATTTGTATAGGCTGGTCCAAGTTGTAG GTACATGCAAAGCTGCTGAGCCCTATAAAGTTGGTAAAAAGATGACAGATATCTTGCtagaaatattaaatttaaacaaGACAGAGATCGTATCAATTGATATAATCTCAAATCAAGAGTTCACTGAG GATGAATGCAAGCGACTACGCCAAAGCATAAAGTGTGGACTTATCAACAGGCTGACTGTG GGAGATATTCAGGAGAAAGCAATGGTACTTCAGGAGGTCAGGGTCAAAGAT TGGCTGGAAGCAGAGATAGTGCGACTTAGTCATCTCCGTGATCGAGCAAGTGAAAAAGGGCGTAGGAAGGA GCTTAGAGAATGTGTAGAGAAGTTGCAACTTCTTAAGACACCTGAGGAGCGCCAGCGTAGACTGGATGAATTTCCAGAAATACATGCTGACTCAAACATGGATCCTAGTTATGaatcagaagaagatgaaggtgaaAGATATGATAAGAGACAAG AAACTTACATAAGACCAAGAGGTACTGATTTTGGCCGGAAGGCAAGTGAATCAGTTTCTCCGCAAACAGGAGGTCCCGCTTTTAGTGATTCCTGGGGTGGGACTAGGAACTATTCTGACACGAGTAGAGAATTAAGCAGGAATATGTCTAGTAAAGGGTTCTCTTATAAAGGAGATGATACTACTAGCGGTAGAGACATGGTGAATGAACGGAATCAAGGAAGAGACAGAGAAACACAGCAAGCAAGAAGTTGGGAGAAGCAAAGAAGTGCTGAGACTTCAGGACATGGCGCTTTTACAGTCCACTCTGTGGCAAAGTCTGAAACAAATCTTGCTGTGTCAGAAATTGCAGCAGCATCTCACTCTACTGCAGTGGCTCAATCTGCTGCCACAATCAATGAAACAGAAAAAATGTGGCATTATCAGGATCCGTCTGGAAAAGTCCAGGGACCATTTTCCATGGTGCAGTTGCGAAAATGGAACAACACCGGATATTTTCCTGCTGATCTGAAGATTTGGAGAACCAGTGAAAAACAGAATGATTCTCTACTTCTGACTGATGCATTGGCTGGAAAGTTCCAGAAAGACCTACCATTAGTGGATCACAGTTTTCCAAAGGCTCAAGTGGTGCAAAATTCACATATGTCATCCTCATATTCTGGGAAACCTCATGGAACACCCTTACAGCAAGGTATGGAAGCTCAAGTTGGTGAAAGATCAAAATTTGATGAGAATCGTGGAGCTCTGAATCAACATTCTAATACTGGAGGTTCTTCAGGCCAATCTGTAGGAGGAAGTTGGAGATCTCAAAATGAAATCAGTCCTGCAGGCAAGCATGCTATGTTGGTTGAGGTCCCAAATATTTCTTCGGATGGGTGGGGTCCCAACCCCCAAAAGGATTCATCAAACCTTCCTTCACCTACTCCACTACAAACTACCACGGAGGTGACAAAGGGGCAGTCTTCTGAAAATAAGCGGTTGCAAAATTCTCTGCAATCATCTGTTTCCATTAGGGAAGCCAGTCCATTCTCAGGTGGTAATGTGACGCAACCTCCTGCTGCCGTTATCCTAGAGAGTGCTCTTCGAGGTGCAGAAAATACTGGTGCAAGTTCAAATCCTGCGGTAGTTCCCATACCCAAGCCAGATAATAGTATGCTACTAGGTTCTTTAAACGCCCTTTTAATGCATGCTCAATCGACGGTGCCACAATCTGTTTTGGCTGATGCTTCAATGAGTCCCAACGTAAATATGAAGAATAATGGCActaatttccaaaatttgaatCAGTCTCTGGCTAATCCTGAATCTCAAGGATGGGGGTCTAGTTTAGTTCCGAAACCTGATATGACTTCTTCAAGCCCTTTACCTGGGAGTGAATCCCAAGCCTGGGGAAGCGCTCCATACCAGAAGGTGGAACCAATTAATCCTGCTACTCCGCCTGTGCAACCACTTGCTCAAGGAAACTGGGGTGATGCTCCATCTGTCCATAATTCTGCTTCATCATTCAGTACAGGAAATCCAATGGGGACTTACCCCACTGCAGGCTATTCGGGCTTGCCTCCAGCTAATCCTTGGAGACATCCGGTTCCAGGCAATCAATCAGACATTCAGCCTCCGGCTCCAGCCACCCTAACTTGGGGCGTAGGTGTTGGAGAGAACCAAACTTCCGGGACAAGACCAGGGCCAGAGAATCAAAATACTGGTTGGGGTCCAGTGCCAGGAAATCATCACATGGGCTGGGGAGGACCTGTTCCATCAAATGCGAACTTAAATTGGGGTGCTTCTGTTCAGGGACCGGCACCTGGAAATGGAACTGCAGGATGGGTTGCACCTGGAACTGTGGTTCCCGGTTGGGTCTCTGCCAGTCAAGGGCTACCAATGGGAAACGGAAATCCCGGTTGGGTTGCTCCTGGTCAAGGCCCAGCACCTACTGGAAATCCAAATCCTGGGTGGGCTGCACCCACCGGGAATCTGGGCAACAATGGAGACATGCTAGCAAACCAAAATGTTAGAGGTTCTCATGGTGGAGACTCTGGTTATGGTGGTGGCAAGTCTTGGAACAGACAGTCCTCATTTGGTGGAGGGGGAGGAGGGGGTTCTAGGCCTCCTTTCAAGGGGCAAAGAGTGTGCAAGTTCCATGAGAGTGGGCATTGCAAGAAAGGAGCTTCTTGCGATTATCTGCACACCTGA